The following proteins come from a genomic window of Microtus ochrogaster isolate Prairie Vole_2 unplaced genomic scaffold, MicOch1.0 UNK1, whole genome shotgun sequence:
- the Gpr27 gene encoding probable G-protein coupled receptor 27 has translation MANASEPGGGGGGAEAAALGLRLATLSLLLCVSLAGNVLFALLIVRERSLHRAPYYLLLDLCLADGLRALACLPAVMLAARRAAAAAGTPPGALGCKLLAFLAALFCFHAAFLLLGVGVTRYLAIAHHRFYAERLAGWPCAAMLVCAAWALALAAAFPPVLDGGGADDEDAPCALEQRPDGAPGALGFLLLLAAVVGATHLVYLRLLFFIHDRRKMRPARLVPAVSHDWTFHGPGATGQAAANWTAGFGRGPTPPALVGIRPAGPGRGARRLLVLEEFKTEKRLCKMFYAITLLFLLLWGPYVVASYLRVLVQPGAVPQAYLTASVWLTFAQAGINPVVCFLFNRELRDCFRAQFPCCQSPQATQATLPCDLKGIGL, from the coding sequence ATGGCGAACGctagtgagccgggcggtggcggcggcggggCCGAGGCGGCCGCGCTGGGCCTCAGGCTGGCCACGCTCAGCCTGCTGCTGTGCGTGAGCCTGGCGGGCAACGTGCTGTTCGCGCTGCTCATCGTGCGGGAGCGCAGCCTGCACCGCGCGCCTTACTACCTGCTGCTCGACCTGTGCCTGGCCGACGGGCTGCGCGCGCTCGCCTGCCTCCCGGCCGTCATGCTGGCGGCGCGGCGCGCGGCGGCCGCGGCGGGGACGCCTCCGGGCGCGTTGGGCTGCAAGCTGCTGGCCTTCCTAGCCGCGCTCTTCTGCTTCCACGCGGCCTTTCTGCTTCTAGGTGTGGGCGTCACCCGCTACCTGGCCATCGCGCACCACCGCTTCTACGCCGAGCGCCTGGCCGGCTGGCCGTGCGCCGCGATGCTGGTGTGCGCCGCCTGGGCGCTGGCGTTGGCCGCGGCCTTTCCGCCGGTGCTGGACGGAGGTGGCGCGGACGACGAGGACGCGCCGTGTGCCCTGGAGCAGCGGCCCGACGGCGCCCCGGGCGCGCTaggcttcctgctgctgctggccgcGGTGGTGGGCGCCACGCACCTCGTCTACCTCCGCTTGCTCTTCTTCATCCACGATCGCCGCAAGATGCGTCCCGCGCGCCTGGTGCCCGCCGTCAGCCACGACTGGACCTTCCACGGCCCGGGAGCCACGGGCCAGGCGGCTGCCAACTGGACGGCGGGCTTCGGCCGCGGGCCCACGCCACCTGCGCTGGTGGGCATCAGGCCTGCAGGCCCGGGCCGCGGCGCCCGGCGCCTCCTGGTGCTGGAGGAATTCAAGACAGAGAAGAGGCTGTGCAAGATGTTCTACGCCATCACgctgctcttcctgctcctctggggGCCCTATGTGGTGGCCAGTTACCTGCGGGTCCTGGTGCAGCCGGGCGCTGTCCCGCAGGCCTACCTGACAGCCTCGGTGTGGCTGACATTCGCACAGGCTGGCATCAACCCGGTGGTGTGCTTCCTCTTTAATCGGGAGCTGAGGGACTGTTTCAGAGCCCAGTTTCCCTGCTGCCAGAGCCCCCAGGCCACACAGGCCACCCTTCCCTGCGACCTGAAAGGCATTGGTTTGTGA